In Glycine max cultivar Williams 82 chromosome 10, Glycine_max_v4.0, whole genome shotgun sequence, the DNA window TTTAGAACATAAAAATGACATTTACAATGTTCATGATTAAAGAATTAGATGGAATGTTGTGAAGTTTATTCACATAGAAGCATTTGCAGATTGCAGGGTCCGATGAAGAAAACTATCCCTTGACTAGAAAAGTGCAGCGTGACATATGGATCCATCAGCATCCTTTAAACTGTAGTAGCCCGGATGTCAAGTTCCTTGTCACTGACTGGGAGAGATTACCTGGATTTGGTATTGGGGCTCAGATTGCTGGCATGTGTGGACTTCTTGGTATTGCAATCAACGAAGGAAGAGTCCTTGTCACTAACTATTACAACAGAGCTGAACATGGGGGTTGCaaaggtatattttttgtgaaaaaataattaaaagccaTGCCATTACTTATTGTATTATCTATTTCAGTTATAACAACCTATGTATAATGTGAACTTATGCTCACAACAAAAACCttaaaatagtattaaatattgTTACAAGAAACCAATGTGATTCTGATAATATTGAAAGCGTACACTCCTTTTTTATATGTAGGGTCTTCCCGTTCTAGTTGGAGTTGTTACTTCTTTCCTGAAACCTCCCTGGAATGTCGGCGGCGTGCATTTGAACTCATGAAAAGTGAAGATGCGTGGAGTAAGGGAATTGTGAccacaaaagaaaattatacaaCAAAGCATATATGGGCAGGACCTACTCCAAGGTAACCAACCTCTCAACTGCAATCTGATATTTATGATTCTTTCCATGCTGAGAAACTGAACGTGTAGGAGTTTTATTCTTCCAATGTCAATATCAGGAAATGGGGTCTTCAGTGGAATTATTTGCAACCTACTACTGATATAAATGGGACTCTGTTAGCTTCTCATAGAAAAATGGATATACGGTGGTGGAGAGCACAGGTACCGGACTCTGTTAGACTTGCAGAAAAGGAGTTATATATGCTAAGTCCTCATTTTAGTAATACTTAATGATTTCATCTAGTTGCCATAAATATTGTTTTCAGGCAGTACGCTACTTAATGAGGTTCCCAACTGAATACACATGCAATTTAATGAATGAGGCCCGCCATGCTAGCTTTGGAAAATTAGCTGCAGAAATGGTCCTTCAAAGTCTTGCTGGGGATTGGCCAAAGGTTGTACTTAAATTTGCACTATTTTTTTGCTGGACATGAAAGAATTAAAGAGTGGAAGTAGTACAGTTTATCCATGCTTTGCATCTAAACACGGGAAGAATACAAATACTCCCTCCATTTGTGATTATATGAcgttttagagaagaaaaaattattcaaaaatagatgttgttttacaaaatcaatgttgtattaaatatttttatgaagacTATCCTTAATCAAAATACTTAGTGAAAGTAGTATATAGGAAGGAAGAGTAAATGAgtcattaattagaaaaataaaagatatattagaaaattacctaatatttttctttgaaattcaataaattaattgtatttcCCACTACATGTCAAaatcttaaaagtcatataatctagaagagagagaaagtaggTCCTAGTGTCCTACTattggaaaaattattatttacctaATTTCCCCCTCAAGCTACTCTCATTGTTGGATAAAACGGTAGTAGtagtatatttttcaaaaaaaaataaaattgtattgaTGAAAATTACCTTCCTTTACTACTATGTCTCAGGAAAGTAGTGGCAGGGCAAGGTCTAATGATATTGATGAATACGTTTGGTCCAATCACAAGCCATGGGTCCCTAGGCCTCTTCTATGTATGCATGTAAGGATGGGAGACAAAGCATGCGAAATGAAGGTAGTTGGATTTGAAGAATACATGCAGCTTGCGGATAGGACTCGGAGACACTTCCCTCACCTTAATAACATTTGGCTGTCAACTGAGATGCAGGTACTATGATTGTTACATACACAGCTTTCATCGGGATGCTCAGTTCGCATGGTAATTGTCTTTACAATTCGATCATACGAACTGGGCTCGATCCCGAGATACCAAAACATTCAATATATACCGCTTTTTAATTGGTAATCATTTGGAGTCATCTTTTTAGATGATAGTAGTAGTTTGTTATACACTGAcataagacttatttgattcaggaTGTAATTGACAAGACCAGAGAATATTCTCATTGGAACTTTTACTATACAAAGGTAAGACGCCAAGCTAAGATTAACATGTCAATGGCTGCCTACGAAGCCAGTCTGGGAAGGGAGACCAGCACAAATTATCCACTTGTTAATTTCTTGATGGCTGCTGACTCAGATTTTTACGTTGGGGCATTGGGTTCTTCCTGGTCCTTTCTTATAGATGGAATGAGAAATACTGGGGGAAAGGTAATGGCTGGGTTTTTGAGTGTCAATAAAGACAGATTTTGGTAGAGAGTTACACGTTTGTAAATTAAATCATCAGTGGCTAGGCTACCATAGCAATATGATTCTCTGTATGTATAATTATTGTACATatgcaaaaaacaaaataaaacaacgcGATCTCTTATTGATAGAGTGATGACGATACAATCAAAATGCTTGCACCTTGTTTTTAGAGTCTGTAATTTCTTGCATTGTTCTTTCTTGTTCTGTTTCATGTGGAGTTCCTAGGCAATTCGTCGAAGCTTTGGGTATGGAATATTTCCTTCTTCAAAATTTTACTAGCAGGGATAAACAATGGACGTATATTCTGACTATTAAGAAATATGTATACTATCCAAAATTCCAAATTCTATAACCATATAACCAATACCTGAGATATTCAACaccaaatatattaattattaaagacatttttttactcACTCATGAACTCccaagattttaaaatattgcatGTTACACTGAAAATTTATCAAAGGCTTGATCTGAACATTTTgtgtatatgatattttttttgctcttacaataaaaatatgacaTGTATATTATCTGTACATCTCAAATACAAAGAATTGatacaagagaaaaaaagtgGATGAAGAATAATGtaca includes these proteins:
- the LOC100789833 gene encoding uncharacterized protein, with translation MEPLNHKSFERVVSQKALQMGNSFPCQICVVGFLCGVCLTSLFMAALTSFGSFQFSPILFSTMSMASNSSGNSTFPNDINKVTRSDCQFKLKETERLEDSKSSREQNNDERVSLLYSAWSAVLNEPTSGGKEHLQKHGISGSSLPHAPHLENCKVKTQLYDYFDKRKGNEVFPPWTTWKGSLQTFPVAAINEQMQNLRHDAVSEGAYPPWIAGSDEENYPLTRKVQRDIWIHQHPLNCSSPDVKFLVTDWERLPGFGIGAQIAGMCGLLGIAINEGRVLVTNYYNRAEHGGCKGSSRSSWSCYFFPETSLECRRRAFELMKSEDAWSKGIVTTKENYTTKHIWAGPTPRKWGLQWNYLQPTTDINGTLLASHRKMDIRWWRAQAVRYLMRFPTEYTCNLMNEARHASFGKLAAEMVLQSLAGDWPKESSGRARSNDIDEYVWSNHKPWVPRPLLCMHVRMGDKACEMKVVGFEEYMQLADRTRRHFPHLNNIWLSTEMQDVIDKTREYSHWNFYYTKVRRQAKINMSMAAYEASLGRETSTNYPLVNFLMAADSDFYVGALGSSWSFLIDGMRNTGGKVMAGFLSVNKDRFW